Proteins from one Lachnospiraceae bacterium KGMB03038 genomic window:
- a CDS encoding helix-turn-helix transcriptional regulator produces the protein MKDKELRKLIGSRAKQRRLELGLKQPYVAEKMGVTASTIQRYEAGTIDNTKKLVLDGLSEALHVSVEWLKGETEEYETDITDKRELQIRDAMSSILNRLPFDLNNEEADFSKDLLLLILQEYELFMDSFQFACKNFKGNTENADIAATIGFESNKEYNEIMFLREITHTVNAFNDMADVIRLYSKKPETATQRLANLLSEDSESV, from the coding sequence GCAAAACAGCGAAGATTGGAATTAGGATTGAAACAGCCTTATGTAGCTGAAAAGATGGGAGTGACAGCTTCCACCATTCAGAGATATGAAGCCGGAACAATCGACAATACCAAGAAGCTGGTGCTGGATGGACTTTCAGAAGCACTTCATGTATCTGTGGAATGGCTCAAAGGCGAAACAGAGGAATACGAAACAGACATTACGGATAAAAGGGAATTACAGATTCGTGATGCAATGAGCAGTATTTTAAACCGTTTACCCTTTGACCTTAATAATGAGGAAGCTGACTTCTCGAAAGACCTACTGCTACTGATATTACAGGAGTATGAGTTGTTTATGGATTCGTTCCAGTTTGCCTGCAAGAACTTCAAGGGCAACACGGAGAATGCAGACATAGCAGCCACCATAGGTTTTGAATCGAATAAGGAATACAACGAAATCATGTTTCTTAGGGAGATTACCCACACAGTCAATGCCTTTAATGACATGGCAGATGTGATAAGGCTCTATTCCAAGAAACCGGAAACAGCCACACAGAGGCTTGCAAATCTTTTATCGGAAGATTCCGAATCGGTATAG
- a CDS encoding site-specific integrase has translation MAKGSVRKKGKKWYYRYYVEDASGNLVQKECVGTESKSETEKLLRKAMEEYESKKIVAKTENIALGELLDVWVDEELKVSSLSNNTVTLYLGVVKIIKRHPLSKRKLRTVTSEHMQEFMDYLSFGGTAPDGTEAKPLSIDRIHSFSAVLQRAFRYAVFPKQYISFNPMQYVVIRRPTQEVDLFATEDEDFSQEKTITHQQYNEIIAYLIKKKSSSLLAVQIAYYAGLRIGEVTGLSWDDINLEEQYLTVRRSLSRNNARHKLELGPTKRKKVRIVDFGDTLAEILRKAKKEQHKQRFQYGQLYQRNYYKEVREKNRVYYELYSLDGTQEVPEDYTEISLVCVRQDGMYLGREALDWMCRSIRKHLKGFENFHFHSLRHTYTSNLLANGAPPKDVQELLGHSAVSTTMNIYAHATREAKKNSARLLDKVVGND, from the coding sequence ATGGCAAAAGGTTCTGTAAGGAAAAAAGGCAAGAAATGGTATTACCGCTATTATGTGGAGGATGCCAGTGGTAACTTGGTTCAGAAGGAATGCGTAGGAACAGAAAGTAAGTCGGAAACGGAAAAACTGCTCCGTAAGGCTATGGAAGAATACGAAAGTAAGAAAATCGTAGCCAAAACGGAGAACATCGCACTGGGAGAGCTTCTGGATGTGTGGGTGGATGAGGAATTAAAAGTCAGTTCCCTTAGTAATAACACTGTAACCCTTTATCTCGGGGTGGTGAAGATTATTAAGAGACACCCTTTAAGCAAAAGAAAGCTTCGGACAGTCACAAGTGAACACATGCAGGAATTTATGGATTATTTAAGCTTCGGTGGAACGGCTCCCGATGGTACGGAAGCAAAACCATTAAGCATAGACCGTATCCATTCATTTTCAGCAGTGTTACAGAGGGCTTTCCGGTATGCGGTGTTTCCAAAGCAGTATATCAGTTTCAACCCTATGCAGTATGTAGTAATCAGAAGACCGACGCAGGAAGTGGATTTGTTCGCTACCGAAGATGAAGATTTTTCGCAGGAAAAGACCATTACCCACCAGCAGTACAATGAAATCATAGCTTATCTTATCAAAAAGAAAAGCTCCTCACTGCTGGCAGTGCAGATAGCATATTATGCAGGTCTGCGAATTGGGGAAGTGACTGGATTATCCTGGGATGACATCAACCTTGAAGAACAGTATCTGACGGTGCGTAGGAGCTTAAGCCGGAACAATGCAAGGCATAAGCTGGAGTTAGGACCTACCAAGCGTAAAAAGGTCAGAATCGTGGATTTTGGCGATACTCTTGCTGAAATCTTACGAAAGGCGAAAAAGGAACAGCACAAGCAACGCTTTCAGTACGGACAGCTTTATCAGAGGAATTACTACAAGGAAGTCAGAGAAAAGAACAGAGTTTACTACGAACTGTATTCATTGGACGGAACGCAGGAAGTGCCGGAGGACTACACAGAGATTTCGCTGGTGTGTGTCAGACAGGACGGAATGTACTTAGGAAGGGAAGCGCTGGACTGGATGTGCAGGTCAATCAGAAAGCACCTGAAAGGATTTGAAAACTTCCACTTCCACTCATTAAGACACACTTACACAAGCAATCTGTTAGCAAACGGAGCACCACCGAAGGATGTGCAGGAACTCTTGGGACACTCGGCAGTAAGTACCACAATGAATATTTACGCCCATGCTACAAGGGAAGCCAAGAAGAATTCAGCAAGGCTTCTTGATAAGGTAGTAGGGAACGATTAA
- a CDS encoding MBOAT family protein, protein MLNFILPVDIPYKELSLPVGISFYTFQTLSYIIDVYKDNVAVQKNLINFGTYITMFPQLIAGPIVRYSDIEGQLEERKVTLAKFGNGAAWFLRGLGKKVLLANNVGMAYDAIAALPQGEMSMLSAWVGCAAYTFQIYFDFSGYSDMAIGLGKMFGFEFMKNFDYPYISKSVTEFWRRWHISLGTWFREYVYIPLGGNRVGTKKAIRNIFIVWFLTGFWHGAAWNFIFWGVYYGVLLLLEKYVLKEVLERVPGIIKHIYTMLFVMVGWVLFFSPGMGEALSYIGVMFGIGADGFADAAGIYYLYNYLILFVISIICSAPYAYKKFQQIVFGGAKGRTAVAMGAYMAIFLLSLAYLVNATYNPFLYFRF, encoded by the coding sequence ATTTTGAATTTTATTCTTCCGGTAGATATTCCTTATAAGGAGCTGTCACTTCCTGTCGGAATTTCTTTCTATACATTCCAGACATTATCCTATATCATAGATGTGTATAAAGATAATGTGGCCGTACAGAAGAACCTGATCAATTTTGGAACATATATTACGATGTTTCCGCAGCTGATCGCAGGCCCGATCGTGCGCTATTCGGATATTGAAGGGCAGCTGGAAGAGAGAAAAGTGACGCTCGCCAAATTTGGAAACGGAGCGGCGTGGTTTCTGCGCGGCTTGGGGAAGAAAGTGCTTTTGGCGAATAATGTGGGAATGGCCTATGATGCGATCGCGGCCCTGCCTCAGGGCGAGATGTCGATGCTGTCAGCCTGGGTGGGATGCGCCGCCTATACGTTCCAGATTTATTTTGATTTCAGCGGCTATTCTGATATGGCGATCGGGCTTGGGAAAATGTTCGGGTTTGAATTTATGAAAAACTTTGACTACCCATATATTTCCAAAAGTGTGACTGAGTTTTGGAGAAGATGGCATATTTCTCTTGGCACATGGTTCCGAGAATATGTATACATTCCTTTAGGAGGAAATCGGGTGGGGACCAAGAAGGCGATCCGCAATATTTTTATCGTATGGTTTCTGACTGGTTTCTGGCATGGGGCGGCCTGGAACTTTATTTTCTGGGGCGTATATTACGGAGTGCTGCTGCTTTTGGAGAAATATGTATTAAAAGAAGTTTTAGAGCGTGTGCCAGGAATCATCAAACACATCTATACTATGCTTTTCGTGATGGTGGGCTGGGTATTATTTTTCTCTCCTGGAATGGGAGAAGCGCTTTCTTATATCGGAGTGATGTTTGGAATTGGCGCTGATGGATTTGCGGATGCGGCAGGAATTTACTACCTGTATAATTATCTGATCTTATTTGTGATTTCTATTATTTGTTCAGCGCCTTATGCTTATAAAAAATTTCAACAGATTGTGTTTGGCGGCGCAAAAGGCCGGACGGCCGTGGCAATGGGAGCGTATATGGCGATTTTCCTTCTGTCGCTGGCTTATCTGGTAAACGCGACGTATAATCCATTCTTATATTTTAGATTTTAA
- a CDS encoding pseudouridine synthase: MVRLNKYLSEAGVCSRREADRLIQAGRVTVDGQKAVPGMQVTEGQEVRIGKKLVAGREDKVVLAFYKPAGIVCTEDRRERKSTARFLDYPVRVTYAGRLDKDSEGLLIMTNDGDLINRMMRARYFHEKEYQVTVDRPITEEFLEGMRKGVHIKDKEKGLDAMTRPCPVEKIGKYTFRIILTQGLNRQIRRMCQVFGYQVKKLVRVRIMNIKLGSLKPGQFRPLTEEEARELYEQTETKTDAGVGRTSE; encoded by the coding sequence ATGGTACGATTGAATAAATACTTAAGTGAAGCCGGCGTATGCTCCCGGCGGGAAGCGGACCGCCTGATCCAGGCGGGGCGTGTGACGGTGGACGGACAAAAGGCCGTTCCAGGGATGCAGGTGACAGAGGGCCAGGAAGTCAGGATCGGGAAAAAGCTGGTGGCCGGCAGGGAGGATAAAGTCGTGCTGGCTTTCTATAAGCCGGCGGGGATCGTGTGTACGGAAGACCGCAGAGAGAGGAAAAGCACGGCAAGGTTCCTGGATTATCCGGTCAGAGTCACTTACGCCGGACGGCTGGACAAGGATTCCGAAGGCCTTCTGATCATGACCAACGACGGGGATCTGATCAACCGTATGATGCGGGCCCGGTATTTCCATGAAAAAGAGTATCAGGTGACGGTAGATCGGCCGATAACGGAAGAATTCCTGGAAGGCATGAGAAAGGGAGTCCATATCAAGGACAAAGAGAAGGGATTGGATGCCATGACCAGGCCCTGCCCGGTGGAAAAGATTGGGAAATATACCTTCCGCATCATACTCACGCAGGGACTTAACCGGCAGATCCGCCGGATGTGCCAGGTATTTGGATATCAGGTAAAGAAATTGGTAAGAGTAAGGATCATGAATATTAAATTAGGCAGTCTGAAGCCGGGGCAATTCCGGCCGCTGACTGAGGAAGAGGCCAGAGAATTATATGAACAGACAGAAACAAAAACGGATGCAGGAGTTGGTAGAACTTCTGAATAA
- the ligA gene encoding NAD-dependent DNA ligase LigA codes for MNRQKQKRMQELVELLNKAGKAYYQDAQEIMSNYEYDSLYDELVELEKELGITLSDSPTVNVGYEVLSELPKERHEEPMLSLDKTKEAEGLKDFLGDQKGLLSWKMDGLTIVLTYQGGELVKAVTRGNGEVGEVITNNARVFRNIPLKISYQGELILRGEAVIGYKDFERINEEITDVQAKYKNPRNLCSGSVRQLNNEITAKRNVRFFAFALVRAAGVDFHNSRASQMEWLEQEGFETVEYHEVTRETVEAEVIKFSEKIAKNDFPSDGLVLIYDDIEYGQSLGRTAKFPRDSIAFKWADETCRTKLLEIEWSPSRTGLINPVAIFEPVELEGTTVSRASVHNISIMEELELGVGDEIEVYKANMIIPQIARNLTRSGVRDIPEVCPVCQGRTKIRQEGNAKTLYCTNPDCQAKHVKAFTLFVSRDAMNIEGLSESTLEKFISRGFIREYADIFHLDRHQEEIKTMDGFGEKSYNNLAASIEKARSTTLPRVIYGLGIANIGLANAKMICKYFDHDLARMLAADAEELSGISGIGGVIAGAFVEYFADPVHVERLERLMKELTIEEEEGTGAAQTLEGKTFVITGSVEHFANRGEVKALIESLGGKVTGSVTSKTDYLINNDVTSTSSKNKKARELGIPIISEDEFLKMT; via the coding sequence ATGAACAGACAGAAACAAAAACGGATGCAGGAGTTGGTAGAACTTCTGAATAAAGCGGGGAAAGCCTACTATCAGGATGCCCAGGAGATCATGAGCAACTATGAGTATGACAGCCTGTACGACGAGCTTGTGGAGCTGGAAAAGGAGCTTGGAATCACGCTGTCAGACAGCCCCACAGTGAATGTAGGCTATGAGGTTTTGAGCGAACTGCCCAAGGAGCGGCACGAAGAGCCTATGCTTTCTCTGGATAAAACCAAGGAGGCGGAGGGCTTAAAAGACTTCCTGGGAGATCAGAAAGGATTGCTGTCCTGGAAGATGGACGGCCTGACCATCGTTCTGACTTATCAGGGCGGAGAACTGGTAAAGGCGGTCACCAGAGGAAATGGGGAAGTTGGCGAGGTGATCACCAACAATGCCAGAGTGTTCCGCAATATCCCGCTGAAGATCAGCTATCAGGGGGAGCTGATCCTTAGGGGAGAGGCTGTGATCGGCTACAAGGATTTTGAGCGGATCAACGAGGAGATCACAGACGTTCAGGCGAAATACAAGAACCCAAGGAATCTGTGCAGCGGGTCTGTCCGCCAGCTCAACAATGAGATCACAGCAAAAAGAAATGTGCGGTTTTTTGCCTTTGCGCTGGTACGGGCGGCGGGAGTAGATTTCCATAACTCCAGGGCTTCCCAGATGGAATGGCTGGAGCAAGAAGGGTTCGAGACGGTGGAATACCATGAAGTTACCAGAGAGACGGTGGAGGCGGAAGTTATTAAATTTTCCGAAAAAATCGCGAAGAATGATTTCCCCTCAGACGGACTCGTGTTAATATATGATGATATAGAGTATGGCCAGTCTCTGGGACGCACAGCCAAGTTCCCAAGAGATTCCATTGCGTTTAAATGGGCGGATGAAACCTGCAGGACCAAGCTTCTGGAGATCGAGTGGAGCCCTTCCAGGACAGGGCTTATCAATCCGGTGGCCATATTTGAACCCGTGGAGCTGGAAGGCACCACCGTGAGCCGGGCCAGCGTCCATAACATCAGCATCATGGAAGAGTTGGAGCTGGGCGTAGGAGATGAGATCGAGGTATATAAGGCCAATATGATCATCCCGCAGATCGCCCGGAACCTGACCAGAAGCGGAGTCAGGGACATTCCGGAAGTCTGTCCGGTCTGCCAGGGCAGGACAAAGATCCGGCAGGAGGGAAACGCAAAGACCCTCTACTGTACCAACCCGGACTGCCAGGCGAAACATGTGAAGGCGTTTACCCTCTTTGTCAGCAGAGACGCAATGAACATCGAAGGCCTCTCGGAATCCACGCTGGAGAAATTTATTTCCCGCGGATTTATCCGGGAATACGCAGACATCTTCCACCTGGACCGGCATCAGGAAGAGATAAAGACCATGGACGGTTTTGGAGAGAAATCTTACAATAACCTGGCGGCCAGCATTGAAAAAGCAAGGAGTACGACGCTGCCTAGAGTGATCTACGGTCTGGGGATCGCCAATATCGGACTTGCCAACGCCAAGATGATCTGCAAGTATTTTGATCACGACCTTGCGCGGATGCTGGCGGCAGACGCGGAAGAGCTGAGCGGGATCTCCGGGATCGGAGGCGTGATCGCGGGAGCTTTTGTAGAATATTTTGCCGATCCGGTCCATGTAGAGCGGCTGGAACGTCTCATGAAAGAACTGACCATCGAAGAAGAGGAAGGAACAGGAGCGGCCCAGACGCTGGAGGGAAAGACCTTTGTGATCACCGGAAGCGTGGAACATTTCGCTAACCGGGGAGAGGTAAAGGCGCTGATCGAAAGCCTTGGAGGAAAGGTGACGGGTTCTGTTACGTCTAAGACAGATTACCTGATCAATAATGACGTGACTTCCACATCATCGAAGAATAAAAAGGCCAGAGAGCTTGGGATTCCTATTATCTCGGAGGATGAATTCCTGAAGATGACGTAA
- the clpX gene encoding ATP-dependent Clp protease ATP-binding subunit ClpX gives MSEKENRNEQEIEKAENVQGVVEEQDKDDNEYEKVCFICRRPESVAGKMIDLPNNICVCRDCMQKSFDAMTSGQVDYSQLMNNLPPGVQFMNLSDLEQSVPKQQKVKKKKEGEERVPLVDLKNLPAPHKIKAQLDEYVVGQEYAKKAMSVAVYNHYKRVATDTMDDIEIEKSNMLMIGPTGSGKTYLVKTLAKLLDVPLAITDATSLTEAGYIGDDIESVVSKLLAAADNDVEKAEQGIIFIDEIDKIAKKRNSNQRDVSGESVQQGMLKLLEGSDVEVPVGANSKNAMVPLTTVNTRNILFICGGAFPDLEGIIKERLTKQSSIGFGADLKDKYDKDKTILEKVTVEDLRNFGMIPEFLGRLPIIFTLQGMNEDMLVKILKEPKNAILKQYQKLLALDEVKLDFEEEALEAIAKKAMKKDTGARALRAIIEEFMLDIMYEIPKDDNIGQVTITKDYVEGTGGPIITLRGQQVARLP, from the coding sequence ATGTCTGAGAAAGAAAACAGAAATGAACAGGAAATAGAGAAAGCAGAAAACGTACAGGGTGTCGTAGAAGAGCAGGACAAGGACGACAATGAATATGAGAAGGTCTGCTTTATCTGCCGGCGGCCGGAGAGCGTGGCCGGGAAGATGATCGACCTTCCGAACAATATCTGTGTGTGCCGGGACTGTATGCAGAAGAGCTTTGACGCCATGACCAGCGGGCAGGTAGATTACTCCCAGCTTATGAATAATCTGCCCCCTGGAGTACAGTTTATGAACTTATCGGATCTGGAACAGTCGGTGCCGAAACAGCAGAAGGTCAAGAAGAAAAAAGAGGGAGAAGAAAGAGTTCCCCTGGTAGACCTGAAAAATCTGCCGGCGCCCCACAAGATCAAGGCTCAGTTAGACGAGTATGTGGTGGGGCAGGAATATGCCAAGAAAGCCATGTCTGTAGCAGTTTACAACCACTACAAGCGGGTGGCCACAGACACGATGGACGACATCGAGATCGAGAAGTCTAATATGCTGATGATCGGTCCTACAGGATCTGGCAAGACCTATCTGGTCAAGACCCTGGCCAAGCTTCTGGATGTGCCCCTGGCGATCACGGACGCCACTTCGCTTACGGAAGCAGGCTACATAGGAGACGATATTGAGAGCGTAGTTTCCAAGCTTTTAGCGGCGGCGGATAATGACGTTGAGAAGGCGGAGCAGGGGATCATTTTCATTGACGAGATCGATAAGATCGCCAAAAAGAGAAATTCAAACCAGCGGGATGTCAGCGGAGAATCTGTCCAGCAGGGAATGCTGAAACTCCTGGAGGGAAGCGACGTAGAGGTGCCGGTGGGCGCCAACAGTAAAAACGCGATGGTGCCGCTGACCACCGTGAATACAAGAAATATTCTGTTCATCTGCGGCGGCGCGTTCCCGGATCTGGAAGGCATCATCAAGGAACGGCTGACCAAACAGTCCTCCATAGGATTTGGCGCTGACCTGAAGGACAAATATGATAAGGATAAAACGATCCTGGAGAAAGTGACTGTAGAAGATCTCCGGAATTTTGGAATGATCCCGGAATTCCTGGGGCGGCTTCCTATTATCTTCACCTTGCAGGGAATGAATGAAGACATGCTGGTGAAGATTTTAAAAGAACCAAAGAACGCGATCTTGAAGCAGTACCAGAAACTCCTGGCGTTAGACGAAGTGAAGCTGGATTTTGAAGAAGAAGCGCTGGAGGCGATCGCTAAGAAGGCAATGAAAAAGGATACTGGGGCCAGAGCTTTGAGGGCTATCATTGAGGAATTTATGCTGGATATCATGTATGAGATCCCCAAAGACGATAATATCGGCCAGGTGACGATCACCAAGGATTACGTTGAGGGAACAGGAGGCCCGATCATCACGCTGCGGGGACAGCAGGTGGCCAGACTTCCGTAA
- a CDS encoding S8 family peptidase — translation MELEGCREKIISQDYWDFIIPGYRRDQEILSSPERFCVQEAGLGYRIVSVDSRTTGDLTFENYGYPSIPQCYGLLDMDALNETGISTVQNYPALNLDGRGIMIGLVDTGIDYTNEIFKDLDGRTRIVGIWDQTIQTGRPPEGFFYGTEYTQRQINEALRSEEPEEVVPSRDENSHGTFLASIAAGSPVNEERFSGAAPAAAIGVVKLKEAKDYLKEFYAIKPEAVCYQENDIMQGLNYLNRLAEEKGLPLVLCIALGTTFGGHNGGSLLSRILREYANTIDRCVVIGGGNEAAYRHHYFGRLDSAGSVREAEIRVEDGVEGFAAEVWTTLPNIVTAYLVSPSGEKSPVISLRQGSMYRLNFPFDGTQVDVEYRLLIENEDSQLIFFRFQNPAGGIWKIGVEAIQISEGEFHIWLPLQDFLSGEVYFLEADPNTTLTEPGSTEEAITVAFYNGEDKGVDIHSGRGYTRGGLIKPDFAVPGVDITGLGPKGRFVKRTGSSAAVGITAGASALIMQWLGEQPMTMGITTSAVAGIIILGTEQDNFLEYPNREWGYGRMNVYQSLDRLRRL, via the coding sequence ATGGAGCTGGAAGGCTGCAGAGAGAAGATTATTTCCCAGGACTATTGGGACTTTATCATACCAGGCTATCGAAGAGACCAAGAAATCCTAAGTTCGCCGGAAAGGTTCTGTGTCCAGGAGGCGGGATTAGGCTACCGGATCGTGTCTGTAGACAGTCGGACGACGGGAGACCTGACTTTTGAGAATTATGGATACCCTTCTATTCCCCAGTGTTATGGACTTTTGGATATGGACGCATTAAATGAGACTGGGATCAGTACCGTACAGAATTATCCCGCGCTGAATCTGGATGGCAGAGGAATCATGATTGGATTGGTAGATACGGGCATCGATTATACAAACGAGATTTTTAAAGACCTGGATGGCCGCACCAGGATCGTAGGAATCTGGGATCAGACGATCCAGACAGGGAGGCCGCCGGAGGGTTTTTTCTACGGGACTGAATATACACAAAGACAGATCAATGAGGCGCTGCGCTCTGAGGAACCGGAGGAAGTGGTGCCCAGTCGGGATGAAAACAGCCACGGTACGTTTCTGGCCAGCATCGCGGCGGGAAGTCCGGTGAACGAGGAGCGGTTTTCCGGGGCGGCTCCGGCCGCGGCCATCGGCGTGGTAAAGCTGAAAGAGGCCAAAGACTATCTGAAAGAATTCTACGCGATCAAGCCGGAGGCTGTCTGCTATCAGGAAAATGATATCATGCAGGGGCTTAATTATCTGAACCGTTTGGCCGAGGAAAAGGGACTGCCTCTGGTGCTTTGTATCGCGCTGGGCACAACTTTTGGCGGACACAATGGAGGTTCCCTGCTTTCCAGGATCCTCAGGGAATACGCCAATACCATTGATCGCTGTGTGGTGATCGGGGGAGGAAATGAAGCGGCCTATCGGCATCACTATTTTGGAAGGCTGGATTCTGCCGGAAGCGTCCGGGAAGCGGAGATCCGGGTGGAAGACGGGGTGGAAGGATTTGCGGCAGAGGTGTGGACCACACTGCCCAATATCGTAACTGCGTACTTAGTGTCGCCTTCCGGGGAGAAGAGCCCTGTCATCTCTCTCAGGCAGGGAAGTATGTACCGTCTGAATTTCCCTTTTGACGGGACACAGGTAGATGTGGAGTACCGGCTTCTCATTGAAAATGAGGACTCTCAGCTGATCTTCTTCCGGTTTCAGAACCCGGCGGGAGGGATATGGAAGATTGGAGTAGAGGCGATCCAGATCTCAGAAGGGGAGTTCCATATCTGGCTGCCGCTCCAGGATTTTTTAAGCGGCGAAGTGTATTTCCTGGAAGCGGACCCGAATACGACGCTGACAGAACCGGGCAGTACGGAGGAAGCGATCACAGTGGCGTTCTATAACGGGGAGGATAAGGGTGTTGATATTCATTCTGGGAGAGGGTATACTAGAGGTGGATTGATAAAGCCTGATTTTGCGGTGCCGGGAGTAGATATCACAGGATTGGGGCCAAAGGGAAGATTTGTAAAGAGAACTGGTTCCAGCGCGGCGGTGGGCATCACGGCAGGAGCCTCGGCGCTGATTATGCAGTGGCTGGGAGAACAGCCCATGACCATGGGGATCACCACCAGCGCAGTAGCAGGGATCATCATTCTTGGGACAGAACAGGATAATTTCTTGGAATATCCGAACCGGGAATGGGGATATGGAAGGATGAACGTCTATCAGTCCTTGGACCGCTTGAGAAGGCTGTAG
- a CDS encoding signal peptidase II, translated as MIPAMAGLFLVLVCVDMGVKQYIEDFFEPKEERETMSSHVMLRKVYNRGFILDTLDQYPKLVQRSSLILGIVLLVYDLRLFLTKGRRLEKLGLTLLSAGAFSNIYDRVIRGKVIDYIGFKSRWKSLSRITANLADFYVLIGNVLAVLGRRK; from the coding sequence ATGATCCCCGCGATGGCAGGTCTTTTCCTTGTGCTGGTCTGCGTAGATATGGGCGTGAAACAGTACATCGAAGACTTTTTTGAACCGAAAGAAGAGCGAGAGACGATGAGCAGCCATGTGATGCTGCGCAAAGTATATAACCGGGGATTTATACTGGATACCTTAGACCAGTATCCAAAACTTGTGCAAAGAAGCTCTCTCATCCTGGGAATCGTGCTGCTGGTCTATGATCTGCGGCTGTTCCTGACAAAAGGGAGAAGGTTGGAGAAACTGGGGCTTACGCTGTTGAGCGCCGGAGCGTTCAGCAATATCTACGATCGGGTGATCCGGGGAAAAGTGATAGACTATATTGGCTTTAAGAGTAGATGGAAATCCCTGTCCAGGATCACAGCAAACCTGGCGGATTTCTATGTGCTGATCGGAAACGTTCTGGCGGTACTGGGACGGAGAAAGTAA